The Pelmatolapia mariae isolate MD_Pm_ZW linkage group LG9, Pm_UMD_F_2, whole genome shotgun sequence genome has a segment encoding these proteins:
- the LOC134634926 gene encoding receptor-type tyrosine-protein kinase FLT3-like yields MVTSPLSETDSGEYTLTCQSNNAIMFSRTVILHVMKRPTKPQLMLDGVDVSDTSPLFKCVSEGFPKPTIKWPGNKDGEQSLKESDGKTESAISSTEYYDRGMMCCATNAEGQECSQLYDYDLQSSVMNKDEVSTVTLSEGQSLLLRCRVKGYGLKSPVWEKEGKQLNARTLSCKPEKEEEMCIKNDSHYAVRTAYLSIRSVREEHSGTYTCTSTDKNSKSVHVHVSDEGFLSAQLDETKIISAQEASSTCLQATVSYYPVLQHCSWETPDKNRTKCVRDTWVTQHSTVKLCDPLISGDYKLHLEAGGQKETKTISVCVVDEPKFNFSFNKDDGTLNLETVSLVPANYTWMFCSKLNDSCSETDSSWDEVPNAPQTDSDVSCNKLIKSSVSKDVLKGDQFRFCLTNSVGSWCKTHYMIIPPTPQPSIGKPPEYNSFLLKVCSLLLLLAWL; encoded by the exons ATGGTCACATCACCGCTTTCTGAGACAGATTCAGGGGAGTACACTCTGACCTGTCAATCCAACAATGCCATCATGTTCTCCAGGACTGTGATTCTTCATGTAATGA aaCGTCCAACAAAACCACAACTGATGCTCGATGGTGTTGACGTCTCAGATACTTCCCCGCTTTTTAAGTGTGTCTCTGAGGGTTTCCCCAAACCCACAATCAAATGGCCTGG TAACAAGGATGGAGAACAGAGTTTAAAGGAAAGTGACGGAAAGACAGAGAGCGCAATATCAAGCACTGAGTATTATGATAGAGGAATGATGTGCTGTGCAACCAATGCTGAAGGACAAGAGTGCTCCCAACTGTATGACTACG ACTTACAGAGCAGTGTAATGAACAAAGATGAGGTATCTACTGTCACTCTGAGTGAAGGTCAGTCTCTGCTGCTTCGCTGCAGAGTAAAAGGATACGGTCTGAAATCACCTGTGTgggagaaagaaggaaaacagctCAATGCCAGGACATTATCATGTAAaccagagaaggaggaggag atgTGCATTAAAAATGACTCACATTACGCTGTTCGGACGGCCTACCTGTCCATCAGATCAGTGAGAGAGGAGCACAGCGGCACATACACCTGCACGAGTACAGATAAAAACTCAAAGTCTGTTCATGTTCATGTCTCAG ATGAAGGTTTCCTCTCTGCACAGCTGGATGAGACCAAGATCATATCAGCTCAGGAGGCATCCAGCACCTGCTTGCAGGCCACTGTTTCCTACTATCCTGTTCTCCAGCACTGTTCCTGGGAGACTCCTGACAAAAACAGGACTAAATGTGTCAGGGACACATGGGTAACACAGCACAG CACTGTGAAGCTTTGTGATCCACTCATATCAGGAGATTATAAGTTACACCTGGAGGCTGGAGgacaaaaggaaacaaagacCATATCagtgtgtgttgtag ATGAACCAAAGTTCAACTTCTCCTTTAATAAGGATGATGGTACCCTCAACCTTGAGACTGTCAGTCTGGTGCCAGCAAACTATACATGGATGTTTTGCTCTAAACTCAATGACAG TTGCAGTGAAACAGACTCGTCCTGGGATGAGGTCCCAAATGCACCTCAAACAGACTCTGACGTTTCCTGCAACAAGCTGATCAAGAGCTCAGTGAGCAAAGACGTGTTAAAAGGAGACCAATTCAGGTTTTGTCTGACAAACTCAGTTGGCTCCTGGTGCAAAACCCATTACATGATTATCCCACCTACACCTCAGCCCTCTATTG gtaagCCACCCGAGTATAACTCCTTCCTGCTGAAAGTATGCAGTTTGCTTCTGCTTCTGGCTTGGCTGTAG